A stretch of DNA from Hydrogenophaga sp. SL48:
GCCGTTGAGCAGCAAGCCCACTTGGGTGTCGATGAAGCTGACCGGGTCGATCTGCTGGCTGGAGGGGCAGCAGGGCGCCATCGAGTGTTTCCACATCAGCAGAAAGATCATGGGGGCGATCAGGCTGTAGATCGCGTACTCGAGTTCCATGGTTCGGAACTCGCCGCGGTCCATGCCCCGTTGCAGCACCCGCTTGAGCAGGTCGTGGCCCGGACCGATCACTTCCTGCTGGTAGAAGGCGGCGATCTCGGGGAACGTGCCCGACTCGCTCATCACCAGCTTGGTGATGCCCGAGGCCGTGGTCATGCCGATGCGCTCCCACCACGATTGCATGGTGTAGCGCAGCAGCTCGGCGCTGTCGCCCTGGAACTGGTCCAGCTCCTGGTTCCATTCGCTGAACCGGCCCGCGATGCTTTCGCGCACCACCGCCTTGAACAGCTCTTCCTTGCTCGGGAAATAGAGGAACAGCGTGCCCTTGGAAACGCCCGCGCGCGCGGCGACTTCTTCGACGCGGGTGGCGGCAAAGCCTTTTTCAACGAACAGGGCGAGGGCGGCGTCCAGCAGTTCGCCGGGGCGCGCTTCTTTGCGGCGCTCCCGTTTGCCGGTGGGTGAGGAGGTGTCCATTTTTTAGTGACTGACTGGTCAGTAATGTAACCAGTCGGCCCGGGCGGTGTCAACGCGAGGCCGGCACCACGATGCCCTCGCAGGCGGCAATGCGCGCGCCCTCGTCGAACACAAACTGCTTGAAGGCCAGGTTGACGCCGCTCAGGCCGGTGTCGCGGCGGTGGATGAAGCACCAGTCGATGAACTTGGGCATGTCCACCACGTCGAGCATCGCGATGCGGCCCGCCGCCAGCTCCACCTGGACCACGTGGGCCGAAAGAAAGCTGATGCCCAGGCCGCACATCACCGCGTGTTTGATGGTTTCGTTGCCGGCCAGCTCCATGCCCAGCCGCACCTGGATCGACTGCGCCTGCAGCAGCTGCTCAAGGAACGAACGGGTGGACGAGCCCTGCTCGCGGAAGATGAAGTCCTCGTGCTGCAGCTCGGCCCACGGGATGCCCTGCCTGCCGACGAGAGGGTGGTCGGGGGCCGCCACGATGCAGTGCGGGTGGCGCGCGAAGCTTGATGCGTCGAGGTCGGCCTCGGACGGCGGGTAGCCGGTGATCGCGATGTCGAGCTGGTGCTCGACCAGCATGGCCAGGATCTCCGGGCGCTTGGCCACGGTCAGCTTGAGCCGCACGTCGGGGAAGCGCTGGTGGAATTCGTGCAGCAGCCGGGGCGCGAAGTAGTGCGCGGGCGAGACCACGCCCAGGTGCAGCAGGCCGCGCGGGCCGCGCGCCCCGTCGCCGGCGGCGCCTTCTTCGTGGAAGGCCATGGCGTTTTCGGCGTCCTTCACCTGCGCGAGGATGCGCCGCGCGTGCAGCACGAGCTCGCGCCCGGCCTCGCTCAGGCGCTTGCGGTCGTTCGGGTCGAAGAGGGCGATGCGCAGCTCTTTTTCGAGCTGGCGCACGAGCATGGACACGGCGGGCTGCGTCATGCCCAGCTGTTCGGCCGCGCGGGAAAAGCCGCCGAGCCGCGCCACGGCCTCAAACACCTTGAGCTGGCGGATGTTCATCGAAGCCGTCACGGAAGTTTTTCCCTATGGGTTACCCGAATGGATGGGCGGGTTTGGCTGTCTGGCGGCCATGGAAACGCCGCAGTGGCGAATTTTATAAGTGATCATGATGGTTTTCATAAGTTTTCATAAATTGCTCGTATGGGTTTGCGTGCCTACCATCGCGCCCCATGAACACACCGACCCCTGCCCACGCCTTCCCGAGCTGGAACGACGCCGCCACCGCCGGCATGGACGAACCCCAGCTGCTGCTCTACCGCTCCAACCTGCTGGGCTCCGACCTGCGCATCACCAACTACGGGGGCGGCAACACCTCCGCCAAGATCTGGCAACAAGACCCACTGACCGGCGAGCAGGCCGAGGTGCTGTGGGTCAAGGGCTCGGGCGGCGACGTGGGCTCGATGAAGCTCGACGGCTTCTCCACGCTCTACATGGACAAGCTGCGCGCCTTGAAGGGCCTGTACCGGGGTCTCGAGAACGAAGACGAAATGGTGGGCTACCTGCCGCACTGCACCTTCAACCTCAACACCCGCGCCGCCTCCATCGACACCCCGCTGCACTCCAGCCTGCCCTACGTGCACGTGGACCACATGCACCCCGACGCGGTGATCGCCATCGCCGCCATGGCGAACTCCGAGGCCATCACGAAGCAGGTGTTCGGCGGCACCGTGGGCTGGATGCCCTGGTTGCGCCCCGGCTACGAGCTGGGCCAGCAACTGGCCGCCTGCAACGCCGCGAACCCGGGCCTGCGCGGCATCGTGCTGGGCGGCCACGGCCTGTTCAGCTGGGGTGACAGCTCGAAGGCCTGCTACGAGAACACGGTGGACCTGATCCAGCGCGCCCAGACCTGGCTGAACCAGGAGCGCACCGCGCGCAACGTGCCCGTGTTCGGCGGCGCGGCCGTGGCCCCGCTGGCCGACGCCGAGCGCGACGCGGCCCTGGCCCGCGTGTTGCCGGTGCTGCGTGGCCTGTCGGCCGAAGGCGCGCCGAAGCTGCTGCACCTGAACACCTCGGCCGAGGTGATGGAGTTTGTGAACTCCAAAGACCTGGAGCCGCTGGCCGCGCTCGGCACCTCGTGCCCCGACCACTTCCTGCGCACCAAGATCCGCCCGCTGATCGTGCCAGAAGCCGTTTACCAGCTGCAGGGCGCCGAGCTGAAGGCGCGCCTGAGCGAGCTGCTCGCGGGCTACCGCGCCGACTACGCCGCCTATTACGAGCGCTGCAAGCGCGCCAACAGCCCGGCGCTGCGCGACCCGAACCCGGTGGTGATCCTGTTGCCGCGCATCGGCATGGTGACGATCGCCAAAGACAAGGCCACGGCCCGCATCGCCGGCGAGTTCTACGTCAACGCCATCAACGTGATGCGCGAGGCCAACGCGGTGGACCGCTACGTGGGCCTGCCCGAGCAGGAGGCGTTTGACATCGAGTACTGGCTGCTCGAAGAAGCCAAGCTGCAGCGCATGCCCAAGCCGAAGCCGATGGTGGGCAAGGTGGCGCTGGTCACCGGTGGCGCCGGTGGCATCGGCCAGGCGATCGCGAAACGCATCCTCGCCGACGGCGGCTGCGTGGTGCTGGCCGACATCGACCAGGACGCCCTGAACACGGTGGGCGCCGAGCTGGCCAAGGCCCACGGCAAGGACCATGTGCGCGGCGTGCGCTGCGACGTGACCGACGAAGCCAGCGTGATCGCTGCCTTCGACCGCGCCGCCATCGAATTCGGCGGCGTCGACATCCTGGTGAGCAACGCCGGCATCGCCTCGGCCGCGCCCATCGAAGACACCAGCCTCGCGCTGTGGAACAAGAACCAGAGCATCCTGGCCACGGGCTACTTCCTCGTGGGCCGCGAGGCCTTCAAGCAGATGAAGGCGCAGGGCACGGGCGGCGCCATCATCATGATCGCCAGCAAGAACGGCATGGTCGCGAGCAACCAGGCCACCGCCTACTGCGCGGCCAAGGCCGCCGAGATCCAGCTCAGCCGCAGCTTCGCGCTGGAAGGCGCGCCGCTGGGCATCCGCTCCAACGTGGTGAACCCTGACGCGGTGATCCGCGGCTCCAAGATCTGGACCGGGAAATGGAGCGAAGAGCGCGCCGCCGCCAACAAGATCGAAGAGGGCGACCTCGAAGCCTTCTACCGCGACCGCAGCATGCTCAAGCGCAGCGTGTTCCCGGAAGACATCGCCGAAGCCACCTATTTCTTCGCCGCCGAGCACCTGAGCGCCAAGAGCACCGGCAACATCCTCAACGTGGACGCCGGCAACCTGGCCGCTTTCACCAGATAACCCCCTGCGCCGCGCTGCGCGCGTCACCCCCCAGGGGGCGACGCCAGCGGCCCGGCCAAGCCGGTTCCGCGGCGTCCACGGACGAGATGGGCGCGCAGGCACCCGCACAACAAGGAAGAGACATGAAGACCATCGACAACGGATTGCTGGAATCGCACAACGAGCAGCTGCTGCGCCACGTGCGCAACGACTACGAACACCTCGGCGAGCAGCTGGCCCGCCGCAACATCGACATCGACGTGGTGCGCCAACAAACGGCCACCTTCGGCGTCGCCATCCCCAGCTGGGGCGTGGGCACCGGCGGCACGCGCTTTGCCCGCTTTCCCGGTCAGGGCGAGCCGCGCAATGTGTTCGACAAGCTGCAGGACTGCGGCGTGATCCAGCAGCTCACGCGCATCACGCCCACGGTGTCGCTGCACATCCCCTGGGACAAATGCAGCGACTGGAGCGAGCTGCGGGGCGCCGCCGCCGCGCAGGGCCTGGCCTTCGACGCCATGAACTCCAACACCTTCTCCGACCAGGCCGGCCAGGCGCACAGCTACAAGTACGGCAGCCTGAGCCACACCGACGCCGCGACCCGCGCGCAGGCCGTGGCGCACAACCTGGAGTGCATCGAGATCGGCCAGGCCCTGGGCTCCAAGGCCCTGACGGTGTGGGTCGGCGACGGCAGCAACTTTCCCGGTCAGCAGCACTTCCGCCGTGCCTTCGACCGCTACCTGGACAGTGCCCGCCAGATCTACGCCGCGCTGCCCGGCGACTGGCGCATGTTCCTCGAACACAAGATCTGCGAGCCGGCGTTCTACAGCACGGTGATCCAGGACTGGGGCTCGAGCTTCCTCGCCGCCAGCACGCTGGGCCCGAAGGCGCAGTGCCTGGTGGACCTCGGCCACCACGCGCCCAACGTCAACATCGAGCTGATCGTGGCGCGCCTGATCGCGGCCGGCAAGCTCGCCGGCTTCCACTTCAACGACAGCAAGTACGGCGACGACGACCTGGACGCCGGCAGCGTCAGCCCCTACCGCCTGTTCCTGGTGTTCAACGAGCTGGTGGCCGCAGCCAGCGAAGGGGTGGCGTTCGACCCGGCCTACATGCTGGACCAGAGCCACAACGTGACCGACCCGATCGAGAGCCTGATGACCAGCGCCGTGCAGTGCCAGCGCAGCCACGCGCAGGCCCTGCTGGTGGACCGCGCTGCGCTCGACGCCGCCCAAGAGGCCAACGACGCGCTGACCGCGACCCACCTGCTCAAGACCGCGTTCCAGACCGACGTGACCCCGTTGCTGCAACAGGTGCGCCTGGACGCGGGCGCCGCCATCGACCCGGTGGCCGTGTACCGCGCCAGCGGCTACCGCGCGCGCATGGCCGCGGCCCGGCCCGCCGTGGCCGGCGGTGGGGGCGGCATCGTCTGACCGGCTTCTGTGTCCTGGTCGCTGGTGCCGAAGGGGAGGCCAGCGACCCAGGCAGGACCACCGGCCGTGTCGGGGCCGCACCTGCCGAGACGCTTTTCCCCGTGCTTCGTTTCAACAACCCTGGAGACATTGATGAACAAAAAACTTTCCCTGCTGGCCGCTGCGGCCCTCGCCCTGTCGCTCGCCCAGCCCGCGCTGGCCGCCGACAAGATCGCGCTCGTGGTCAAGAGCCTGGGCAACGGTTTCTTTGACGCCGCCCACCAGGGTGCGCTCGAAGCCGCCAAGGAGCTCAAGGACGTCGAGATCATCTACACCGGCCCGGCCAAAGCCACGGCCGAAGGCCAGATCGAGATCGTCAACGCCCTGATCGCGCAGAACGTGAAGGCCATCGTGATCTCCGCCAACGACCCCGACGCGCTGGTGCCCTCGCTCAAGAAGGCCATGGCCCGTGGCATCAAGGTGATTTCGTTCGACTCGGGTGTCAAGAAAGAAGGCCGCCTGATGCAGCTGAACCCGTCGAACAGCGCGCTGATCGGCGAGAAGCTGGTGAAGATGAGCGAGCAGGTGGTGGGCAAGACCGGCGAGATCGCCGTGCTGTCGGCCACCGCACAGGCCACCAACCAGAACATCTGGATCGCCGAGATGAAGAAGGTGCTGGCCCAGCCCGCCTTTGCCGGCCTGAAGCTGGTCAATGTGGTCTACGGTGACGACCAGACCGACAAGAGCTACCGCGAAGCGCAGGGCCTGTTCAAGAGCTACCCCAACCTGAAAGCCATCGTGGCCCCGACCACGGTGGGCATCGCCGCCGCGGCCAAGGCCGTGCAGGACGAGAAGAAGGTCGGCCAGATCTTCGTGACCGGCCTGGGCCTGCCGTCTGAAATGGCCGGCCACGTGAAGAGTGGCGCGGTGAAGTCGTTCGCGATCTGGAACCCCATCGAC
This window harbors:
- a CDS encoding TetR/AcrR family transcriptional regulator codes for the protein MDTSSPTGKRERRKEARPGELLDAALALFVEKGFAATRVEEVAARAGVSKGTLFLYFPSKEELFKAVVRESIAGRFSEWNQELDQFQGDSAELLRYTMQSWWERIGMTTASGITKLVMSESGTFPEIAAFYQQEVIGPGHDLLKRVLQRGMDRGEFRTMELEYAIYSLIAPMIFLLMWKHSMAPCCPSSQQIDPVSFIDTQVGLLLNGMLLRPPSSPETSPP
- a CDS encoding LysR family transcriptional regulator; this encodes MTASMNIRQLKVFEAVARLGGFSRAAEQLGMTQPAVSMLVRQLEKELRIALFDPNDRKRLSEAGRELVLHARRILAQVKDAENAMAFHEEGAAGDGARGPRGLLHLGVVSPAHYFAPRLLHEFHQRFPDVRLKLTVAKRPEILAMLVEHQLDIAITGYPPSEADLDASSFARHPHCIVAAPDHPLVGRQGIPWAELQHEDFIFREQGSSTRSFLEQLLQAQSIQVRLGMELAGNETIKHAVMCGLGISFLSAHVVQVELAAGRIAMLDVVDMPKFIDWCFIHRRDTGLSGVNLAFKQFVFDEGARIAACEGIVVPASR
- a CDS encoding bifunctional rhamnulose-1-phosphate aldolase/short-chain dehydrogenase; amino-acid sequence: MNTPTPAHAFPSWNDAATAGMDEPQLLLYRSNLLGSDLRITNYGGGNTSAKIWQQDPLTGEQAEVLWVKGSGGDVGSMKLDGFSTLYMDKLRALKGLYRGLENEDEMVGYLPHCTFNLNTRAASIDTPLHSSLPYVHVDHMHPDAVIAIAAMANSEAITKQVFGGTVGWMPWLRPGYELGQQLAACNAANPGLRGIVLGGHGLFSWGDSSKACYENTVDLIQRAQTWLNQERTARNVPVFGGAAVAPLADAERDAALARVLPVLRGLSAEGAPKLLHLNTSAEVMEFVNSKDLEPLAALGTSCPDHFLRTKIRPLIVPEAVYQLQGAELKARLSELLAGYRADYAAYYERCKRANSPALRDPNPVVILLPRIGMVTIAKDKATARIAGEFYVNAINVMREANAVDRYVGLPEQEAFDIEYWLLEEAKLQRMPKPKPMVGKVALVTGGAGGIGQAIAKRILADGGCVVLADIDQDALNTVGAELAKAHGKDHVRGVRCDVTDEASVIAAFDRAAIEFGGVDILVSNAGIASAAPIEDTSLALWNKNQSILATGYFLVGREAFKQMKAQGTGGAIIMIASKNGMVASNQATAYCAAKAAEIQLSRSFALEGAPLGIRSNVVNPDAVIRGSKIWTGKWSEERAAANKIEEGDLEAFYRDRSMLKRSVFPEDIAEATYFFAAEHLSAKSTGNILNVDAGNLAAFTR
- the rhaI gene encoding L-rhamnose catabolism isomerase codes for the protein MKTIDNGLLESHNEQLLRHVRNDYEHLGEQLARRNIDIDVVRQQTATFGVAIPSWGVGTGGTRFARFPGQGEPRNVFDKLQDCGVIQQLTRITPTVSLHIPWDKCSDWSELRGAAAAQGLAFDAMNSNTFSDQAGQAHSYKYGSLSHTDAATRAQAVAHNLECIEIGQALGSKALTVWVGDGSNFPGQQHFRRAFDRYLDSARQIYAALPGDWRMFLEHKICEPAFYSTVIQDWGSSFLAASTLGPKAQCLVDLGHHAPNVNIELIVARLIAAGKLAGFHFNDSKYGDDDLDAGSVSPYRLFLVFNELVAAASEGVAFDPAYMLDQSHNVTDPIESLMTSAVQCQRSHAQALLVDRAALDAAQEANDALTATHLLKTAFQTDVTPLLQQVRLDAGAAIDPVAVYRASGYRARMAAARPAVAGGGGGIV
- the rhaS gene encoding rhamnose ABC transporter substrate-binding protein produces the protein MNKKLSLLAAAALALSLAQPALAADKIALVVKSLGNGFFDAAHQGALEAAKELKDVEIIYTGPAKATAEGQIEIVNALIAQNVKAIVISANDPDALVPSLKKAMARGIKVISFDSGVKKEGRLMQLNPSNSALIGEKLVKMSEQVVGKTGEIAVLSATAQATNQNIWIAEMKKVLAQPAFAGLKLVNVVYGDDQTDKSYREAQGLFKSYPNLKAIVAPTTVGIAAAAKAVQDEKKVGQIFVTGLGLPSEMAGHVKSGAVKSFAIWNPIDLGYSSIMAASAFIKGTAKGVAGEKISLGRVGSTTLDKDLEGAMAEPFTYDAGNVDKFAKIF